From one Rhodoferax sp. PAMC 29310 genomic stretch:
- the queA gene encoding tRNA preQ1(34) S-adenosylmethionine ribosyltransferase-isomerase QueA: MTSTFPGTERAFALSDFDFELPENLIAQHPSAERSGSKLLDGTAATPVDRVFRELTSQLRPSDLMVFNDTKVINARLFGEKATGGKLELLVERVLTGNQVAAHMRVSKKPEVGATVALTGAPGTTAHLRATLLGRWPDADGPLFRFVLSNDQGDDPYTLMERHGHVPLPPYITHTDSAEDAARYQTVFAKNPGAVAAPTAALHFDEALLSAIDAMGVQRAHVTLHVGAGTFQPVKTEVLAEHQMHSEWYDVPQATQTAIAECRARGGRVIAVGTTSVRTLEAWAQSGQVTGDTHIFITPGFDFKVVDALITNFHLPKSSLMMLVSAFAGYEHIMALYRHAIAEQYRFFSYGDAMLLTKEQARHAEV, encoded by the coding sequence ATGACATCCACCTTCCCCGGCACCGAGCGTGCCTTCGCTTTAAGCGACTTCGACTTCGAACTCCCTGAAAACCTCATCGCCCAGCACCCCTCGGCCGAGCGCAGCGGCTCCAAACTGCTGGATGGCACCGCCGCAACACCGGTGGACCGCGTGTTCCGCGAGCTGACCAGCCAATTGCGCCCCAGCGACCTGATGGTGTTCAACGACACCAAAGTCATCAACGCCCGCCTCTTTGGCGAAAAAGCCACCGGCGGCAAGCTGGAGCTGCTGGTTGAGCGCGTGCTCACCGGCAACCAGGTGGCGGCCCACATGCGGGTGAGCAAGAAGCCCGAAGTTGGCGCCACCGTGGCGTTAACCGGCGCACCTGGTACGACTGCCCACCTGCGCGCCACCTTGCTGGGCCGCTGGCCCGATGCCGATGGCCCGCTGTTTCGCTTTGTGCTGTCCAACGACCAGGGCGACGACCCCTACACCCTGATGGAACGCCACGGCCACGTGCCCCTGCCGCCCTACATCACCCACACCGACTCGGCTGAGGACGCGGCGCGCTACCAGACCGTGTTTGCCAAAAACCCCGGCGCCGTGGCCGCGCCCACCGCCGCCCTGCACTTTGACGAGGCCTTGCTGAGCGCCATTGACGCCATGGGCGTCCAACGGGCCCATGTGACCCTGCATGTGGGTGCAGGCACCTTCCAGCCGGTCAAAACCGAAGTGCTGGCCGAGCACCAGATGCACAGCGAGTGGTATGACGTGCCACAGGCCACACAAACCGCCATTGCCGAGTGCCGTGCGCGGGGGGGCCGGGTGATTGCCGTGGGCACCACCAGCGTGCGCACGTTGGAGGCGTGGGCGCAAAGCGGGCAAGTCACGGGCGACACGCATATCTTCATCACACCCGGCTTTGACTTCAAAGTGGTGGATGCGCTAATCACCAACTTTCACCTGCCCAAGTCCAGCCTGATGATGCTGGTTAGTGCCTTTGCCGGGTACGAGCACATCATGGCGCTGTACCGCCACGCCATTGCCGAACAATACCGATTTTTTAGCTATGGCGATGCCATGCTGCTGACCAAAGAACAGGCCCGTCATGCTGAAGTTTGA
- the tgt gene encoding tRNA guanosine(34) transglycosylase Tgt has protein sequence MLKFELLNNDTATENYAGTHARRGELTLNHGVVQTPIFMPVGTYGTVKGVTPSSLEDMGAQIILGNTFHLWMRPGLDVMESFGGLHQFEKWDKPILTDSGGFQVWSLGEMRKITEEGVKFSSPVNGDKLFLTPEISMQIQTTLNSDIVMQFDECTPYISVEPKTKGQLTTEAEARTSMELSLRWAKRCQAEFTKLENPNALFGIVQGGMFENLRQESLDQLVEMDFPGYAVGGVSVGEPKDEMRRIMAHTPHRLPAHKPRYLMGVGTPEDLVEGVAQGVDMFDCVMPTRNARNGTFFTRYGDLKIRNARHKTDHQPLDVTCTCYACAGNSGVSYDQGGRSGFSRAYLHHLDRCGEMLGPMLASIHNLHYYLNLMREVRESLDVGGFGAMVARFKADRARGV, from the coding sequence ATGCTGAAGTTTGAACTGCTAAACAACGACACCGCCACCGAGAATTACGCCGGCACCCACGCCCGGCGTGGCGAGCTCACCCTCAACCACGGCGTGGTGCAAACCCCCATCTTCATGCCGGTGGGAACCTATGGCACGGTCAAAGGCGTGACGCCCAGCAGCCTGGAAGACATGGGCGCGCAAATCATTCTGGGTAACACCTTTCACCTGTGGATGCGCCCGGGACTGGACGTGATGGAAAGCTTTGGCGGCCTGCACCAGTTCGAGAAATGGGACAAACCCATCCTCACCGATTCAGGCGGCTTTCAAGTCTGGAGCCTGGGCGAGATGCGCAAGATCACCGAAGAGGGCGTGAAGTTCTCCAGCCCGGTGAACGGCGACAAGCTGTTTTTGACGCCCGAGATCTCGATGCAAATCCAGACCACGCTGAACAGCGACATCGTGATGCAGTTTGACGAGTGCACGCCCTACATCTCGGTCGAGCCCAAAACCAAAGGCCAACTCACCACCGAGGCGGAGGCGCGCACCTCCATGGAACTGAGCCTGCGCTGGGCCAAGCGCTGCCAAGCCGAGTTCACCAAGCTGGAAAACCCCAATGCCTTGTTTGGGATTGTTCAGGGCGGCATGTTCGAGAACCTGCGCCAGGAGTCTTTGGATCAACTGGTGGAGATGGACTTCCCAGGTTACGCCGTGGGTGGCGTGAGTGTGGGCGAACCCAAGGACGAGATGCGCCGCATCATGGCGCACACCCCGCACCGCCTGCCCGCCCACAAGCCACGCTACCTGATGGGCGTGGGCACGCCGGAAGACCTCGTGGAAGGCGTGGCGCAAGGCGTGGACATGTTCGACTGCGTGATGCCCACCCGCAATGCCCGCAACGGCACTTTCTTCACCCGCTACGGCGACCTAAAAATCCGCAACGCCCGCCACAAAACAGACCACCAACCACTGGATGTGACCTGCACCTGCTACGCCTGTGCTGGCAACTCCGGTGTGTCGTATGACCAAGGCGGGCGCAGCGGCTTCTCACGCGCTTACCTGCACCACCTGGACCGCTGCGGCGAAATGCTCGGCCCCATGCTGGCCAGCATCCACAACCTGCACTACTACCTGAACCTGATGCGTGAAGTGCGCGAATCGCTGGACGTGGGCGGCTTTGGCGCCATGGTGGCCCGCTTCAAGGCGGACCGGGCGCGCGGCGTTTAA
- a CDS encoding bifunctional diguanylate cyclase/phosphodiesterase, with protein sequence MKRVIAAMMVVAVGSLLLLQWLAPGQTLRLAGPVLFGAVAMLGWYFMLQQRLQLALNILIFGLWVVVTVVVAFTGGVHAPMVVAYPGFILLVGLLTRRSQTLWVGAMTVLVTAGFVAADSWGALPEPLATTAIKQGLDQILVYLLCIVLGLSLVQAYQARLTTLRKVSADLARRGVALEASQAELKRAQSVATVGNWVGDMAADTMRASDEMMRIFGLAQDSLMSYSDYKNLVHPEDRDALDLAWRAALKGASFDEEHRVVVNGGVRWVRQKAVLVYSAQSRALRAEGIVQDITEKKRVELALKDSEARYRTLVELTPQPVLVHRDGQLVYVNEAAVALFGAADAATLLQKTAAELIHPDSLAAQADRMKLINTQGSVASTTQARFVKLDGTAFDVQVQGTAIVYEGLPAIQVAIHDVSELKAQQAALARMAHFDVLTGLPNRVLLADRLQQAMAQSKRQGQRLAVVFLDLDGFKAVNDRHGHGAGDHLLVTVARRMKQALREGDSLARMGGDEFVAVLLNLEEDSSLFLRLLAAVAEPVEFEGFGLAVSASLGVSFYPQADEVDADQLLRQADQAMYQVKLKGKNGYLVFDAEQDRSLRGRHEGVARIRQALEAREFVLHYQPKVNLRTGAVVGAEALIRWQHPELGLRPPAEFLPLIEEHPLAIELGEWVIDTALRDQAAWRATGLDIQLSVNVGGLQLQHHDFVTRLGDILARHPQLKPDALELEVLETSALGELTHVSKVIDDCRAMGVSMALDDFGTGYSSLTYLKRLPVATLKIDRSFVRDMLEDPDDLAILEGVISLAGAFHRQVVAEGVETREHGALLLQLGCELVQGFGIARPMPSGQIPPWSTAWQVAPVWSDPSPSARGAR encoded by the coding sequence ATGAAGCGGGTGATCGCCGCCATGATGGTCGTCGCAGTGGGCTCTTTACTACTCTTGCAATGGCTGGCCCCTGGTCAGACGCTTCGCCTGGCGGGTCCGGTGCTGTTTGGCGCAGTGGCAATGCTGGGCTGGTACTTCATGTTGCAACAGCGATTGCAGCTTGCTCTTAACATTCTCATTTTCGGGCTTTGGGTGGTGGTTACCGTCGTGGTGGCCTTTACCGGTGGCGTGCATGCTCCTATGGTGGTGGCCTATCCAGGCTTCATTTTGTTGGTTGGTTTGCTGACCCGCCGGTCTCAAACCTTGTGGGTCGGCGCGATGACCGTGCTAGTCACTGCAGGCTTTGTGGCAGCGGACTCTTGGGGTGCGCTGCCGGAGCCCTTGGCCACCACGGCGATAAAGCAGGGTTTGGATCAAATCCTTGTGTATTTGCTCTGCATCGTCTTGGGCCTGTCTTTGGTTCAAGCGTACCAAGCTCGATTGACAACGCTGCGAAAGGTCAGCGCGGATCTTGCGCGGCGAGGCGTCGCGCTTGAGGCCTCCCAAGCTGAACTGAAGCGCGCGCAATCGGTGGCCACCGTGGGGAACTGGGTGGGCGACATGGCGGCGGACACCATGCGGGCATCCGACGAGATGATGCGTATCTTTGGGCTGGCGCAGGACAGTCTCATGTCGTATTCGGACTATAAAAACCTCGTCCATCCGGAGGACAGGGATGCGCTGGATTTGGCTTGGCGGGCGGCCCTCAAAGGGGCGTCTTTTGATGAAGAACATCGGGTGGTGGTGAACGGCGGGGTGCGCTGGGTTCGTCAGAAAGCGGTACTGGTCTATTCCGCGCAAAGTCGCGCGCTGCGGGCCGAAGGCATTGTTCAGGACATCACCGAGAAAAAACGTGTGGAGCTGGCGTTAAAGGACAGCGAGGCTCGCTACCGCACTCTGGTTGAGCTGACGCCGCAGCCCGTGTTGGTGCACCGAGACGGGCAGTTGGTGTATGTCAATGAGGCTGCCGTTGCCTTGTTTGGCGCGGCGGACGCAGCCACGCTGCTACAAAAAACCGCAGCGGAATTGATTCATCCCGACTCACTGGCGGCGCAGGCTGATCGGATGAAGCTCATCAATACCCAGGGTAGCGTTGCCAGCACCACGCAAGCCCGCTTCGTGAAGTTGGATGGCACCGCCTTTGACGTGCAAGTGCAGGGCACGGCGATTGTGTACGAAGGACTGCCCGCTATTCAGGTCGCGATTCATGACGTGTCTGAACTTAAGGCGCAACAGGCTGCGCTGGCGCGCATGGCCCATTTTGATGTGTTGACGGGACTGCCTAACCGCGTGCTGTTGGCCGACCGGTTGCAGCAAGCCATGGCGCAGTCGAAGCGGCAGGGCCAGCGGTTGGCGGTGGTATTCCTGGATTTGGACGGCTTTAAGGCCGTCAATGACCGCCATGGTCATGGGGCAGGGGACCATCTGCTTGTGACGGTGGCCCGCCGCATGAAGCAGGCTTTGCGAGAGGGTGACAGCCTGGCCCGAATGGGCGGCGACGAGTTTGTGGCCGTGCTGCTCAATCTGGAGGAGGATTCCTCGCTTTTCTTGCGCTTGTTGGCCGCTGTCGCCGAGCCTGTCGAGTTTGAGGGCTTTGGGTTGGCGGTGTCCGCCAGTCTGGGGGTGTCCTTTTATCCTCAAGCCGACGAGGTAGATGCCGACCAATTGCTGCGCCAAGCCGATCAGGCCATGTACCAGGTCAAATTGAAGGGCAAGAATGGCTACCTTGTGTTTGACGCCGAGCAGGACCGTAGCCTGCGCGGGCGCCATGAAGGGGTGGCGCGGATCCGTCAGGCCCTGGAGGCGCGTGAGTTCGTTCTTCACTATCAGCCCAAGGTGAACCTACGAACCGGCGCCGTGGTCGGCGCGGAAGCCTTAATTCGCTGGCAACACCCGGAACTGGGTCTGCGGCCGCCGGCCGAATTTTTGCCTTTGATTGAGGAGCATCCGCTGGCGATTGAGCTGGGAGAGTGGGTGATTGATACTGCCTTGCGGGATCAGGCGGCTTGGCGCGCAACGGGGCTGGACATTCAGCTGAGCGTCAACGTGGGGGGACTCCAATTACAGCACCATGATTTCGTGACGAGGCTAGGCGACATCCTGGCCCGGCATCCCCAGCTCAAGCCGGATGCGCTGGAGTTGGAGGTGTTGGAGACCAGTGCCTTGGGCGAGTTGACGCATGTGTCCAAAGTCATTGATGACTGCCGAGCCATGGGAGTCTCCATGGCGCTGGACGATTTTGGCACCGGTTACTCCTCTCTGACCTACCTGAAGCGCCTGCCGGTGGCGACCCTCAAGATTGACCGAAGCTTTGTGAGGGATATGTTGGAGGACCCCGATGACTTGGCTATTTTGGAGGGCGTCATCAGTCTCGCCGGGGCCTTTCACCGCCAGGTAGTGGCCGAGGGCGTTGAAACCCGGGAGCATGGCGCCTTGCTGCTGCAATTGGGCTGTGAGCTGGTTCAGGGGTTTGGCATCGCCCGGCCCATGCCGTCGGGTCAAATCCCGCCGTGGTCCACCGCGTGGCAGGTCGCTCCCGTCTGGAGTGACCCGAGCCCAAGCGCGAGAGGTGCCCGATGA
- the recG gene encoding ATP-dependent DNA helicase RecG, with protein MTVAPSPATKPKPLSIPQKAMLKLGLARPIDLALHLPLRYEDETQIQRLSEVREGQSAQVEGVVTSCEVKLGGHRQLLVTLDDGTDTCTLRFFTFYPTTQKALAVGNRVRVRGEIKGGFMGLQMMHPTFKPAGGDLAVALTPIYPTSAGLPQAYLRRAVDGGLSRSELSNTIPLEFLSQISLQPRWGLREALTFLHHPAPDVPLATLEDHSHPAWQRLKAEELLAQQISQLQAKRERAKLRAPVLAVRAAPGDVAPLHEQLLAALPFGLTGAQRRVGEDIAQDLARAVPMHRLLQGDVGSGKTVVAALAAAICIDAGWQCALMAPTEILARQHFTKLLSWLEPLGIKTAWLTGSQKAKERREMLALIASGEAGLVIGTHAIIQDKVVFSKLALAIIDEQHRFGVAQRLALRSKLTIESGEGDATLLEPHLLMMTATPIPRTLAMSYYADLDVSTIDELPPGRTPIITKVVNDARRDEVIERIRFQLQEGRQIYWVCPLIEESEALDLTNATETHAELSAALPGVMVGLLHSRMPVAEKRAVMALFTSGEMGVLVSTTVIEVGVDVPNASLMVIEHSERFGLSQLHQLRGRVGRGAAASACVLLYSTGDAPRLGETARERLRAMAETNDGFEIARRDLEIRGPGEFLGSRQSGAALLRFADLALDADLLEWAKELAPVMLDQHPHLAEKHVQRWLGTKAEYLKA; from the coding sequence ATGACTGTCGCGCCGTCGCCTGCCACCAAGCCCAAACCTCTGTCAATTCCGCAGAAAGCCATGCTCAAGCTCGGCTTGGCGCGGCCGATTGACCTGGCGCTGCACCTGCCGCTGCGCTACGAAGACGAAACCCAGATTCAGCGCCTGAGTGAGGTGCGAGAGGGCCAGTCGGCACAGGTGGAGGGCGTGGTGACGTCTTGCGAGGTCAAGCTGGGCGGGCACCGGCAACTGCTGGTGACGCTGGACGACGGCACGGACACCTGCACCCTGCGCTTCTTCACCTTCTACCCCACCACCCAAAAAGCGCTGGCCGTGGGCAACCGGGTGCGGGTGCGCGGGGAAATCAAAGGCGGATTCATGGGGCTGCAAATGATGCACCCCACTTTTAAACCCGCCGGTGGCGACTTGGCGGTGGCGCTCACGCCCATCTACCCGACCTCGGCCGGTTTGCCGCAAGCGTATCTGCGCCGGGCGGTGGACGGCGGCCTGTCTCGCTCGGAGTTGTCCAACACCATTCCACTGGAGTTTTTAAGCCAAATCAGCCTCCAGCCCCGGTGGGGTCTGCGGGAGGCGCTCACATTTTTGCATCACCCAGCGCCTGACGTGCCGCTGGCCACGCTGGAAGACCACAGTCACCCGGCCTGGCAACGCCTTAAGGCCGAGGAGTTGCTGGCGCAGCAAATTTCCCAGTTGCAGGCCAAGCGCGAGCGGGCCAAGCTGCGGGCGCCCGTGCTAGCAGTGCGAGCGGCGCCGGGGGACGTGGCGCCACTGCATGAGCAGTTGTTGGCCGCGCTGCCGTTTGGGCTAACCGGCGCGCAGCGCCGGGTGGGCGAAGACATTGCCCAAGACCTGGCGCGTGCCGTGCCCATGCACCGGTTGCTGCAAGGCGATGTGGGTTCGGGTAAAACCGTGGTGGCGGCCTTGGCGGCGGCTATTTGTATTGACGCGGGCTGGCAGTGCGCCCTGATGGCGCCCACCGAGATTCTGGCGCGCCAGCACTTCACCAAGCTGCTCAGTTGGTTGGAGCCGCTCGGTATCAAAACCGCCTGGCTCACCGGCAGCCAGAAAGCCAAGGAGCGGCGCGAGATGTTGGCCCTGATTGCCAGCGGCGAGGCCGGCTTGGTCATTGGCACGCACGCCATCATTCAGGACAAGGTGGTGTTCAGCAAGCTGGCGCTGGCCATCATTGACGAGCAGCACCGTTTTGGCGTGGCCCAGCGCCTGGCGCTGCGCAGCAAGTTGACGATCGAGAGCGGGGAGGGCGACGCCACTTTGCTGGAGCCGCACCTGCTGATGATGACGGCTACCCCCATTCCCCGCACCCTAGCCATGAGTTATTACGCGGACTTGGACGTGTCCACCATTGACGAATTGCCGCCGGGGCGCACGCCCATCATCACCAAAGTGGTGAACGACGCGCGCCGCGACGAGGTGATTGAACGCATTCGCTTTCAGCTGCAGGAGGGGCGCCAGATCTACTGGGTGTGCCCGCTGATTGAAGAGAGCGAGGCACTGGACCTGACCAACGCCACCGAAACCCATGCCGAGCTGAGCGCCGCGTTGCCGGGTGTCATGGTGGGGCTGCTGCACTCGCGCATGCCAGTGGCTGAAAAGCGGGCGGTGATGGCGCTGTTCACCAGCGGCGAGATGGGCGTGCTGGTCAGCACCACGGTGATTGAAGTTGGGGTGGATGTACCCAACGCTTCCCTGATGGTCATCGAACATTCAGAACGCTTTGGGCTGAGTCAGTTGCACCAGTTGCGCGGCCGTGTCGGGCGTGGCGCGGCGGCTTCTGCCTGTGTGCTGCTGTATTCAACGGGCGACGCACCGCGGCTGGGCGAGACCGCCCGCGAGCGTCTCAGAGCCATGGCCGAGACCAACGATGGCTTTGAGATCGCCCGGCGCGACCTGGAAATTCGCGGCCCCGGCGAGTTCTTGGGCTCCCGCCAGTCGGGAGCTGCTTTGCTGCGCTTTGCTGACTTGGCGCTGGATGCCGATTTGTTGGAATGGGCGAAGGAACTGGCCCCGGTGATGCTGGACCAGCACCCTCATCTGGCTGAGAAGCACGTGCAGCGCTGGCTGGGCACCAAGGCCGAGTATTTGAAGGCTTGA
- a CDS encoding EAL domain-containing protein, whose protein sequence is MSEKPLPPKLLLRDANTHRSPISPALSLTFLRFSIAALLVGAAIAVLVLRVVLPQQPERVWGAIGVAAIALVAWLIQYRGHWRHAMRFLAIGAWSAVTVIAVFTGGVMSPVVIAYPLIILMTGWLLSPLSAVITAGLTVVATVGLIAAEQWGWLARAYAIPLVWHGVDQIIVYIMAALIAFFVVRVYQNRIDESREAAAALIQRTADMEAGKLDLQRAQGVARVGSWGYELGTDIMRFSDEACRILGLREGTVLNQATCLAGVYSLDRDAMGEAWLSAVKSGHFDHEHRVQVGRDIRWVREKAEISYSPDGTPLKAVGVTQDITVRRLAEEGLRESEARYRSLVEFTPQPILVHRMGTLLFVNEAAIKLFGARDAAQLMTHQAQDLIHPDSQVSQRARMERINSDMPVTGMVEARFLRLDGRTIDVEVQGTAIVYQGERAIQVAIHDITEMKAHQKQLEHIAHFDALTGLPNRVLLADRLHQGMVQAQRRGTLLAVAYLDLDGFKAINDRYGHQTGDQLLIALAARMGQTQREGDTLARLGGDEFVAVLLDLDNADACLPMLTRLLSAAAKPVQLNGQTLQVSASLGVTFFPQSEGVDADQLLRQADQAMYQAKLAGKNRHHVFDTVLDRHVRGHHQSLERIRRALVDSEFVLHYQPKVNMRTGQVIGVEALIRWQHPEDGLLAPAAFLPVIENHALAVEVGEWVLATALEQVKQWQFQGLTLPVSVNVSAYQLQQPDFSLRLRAVQDACIDLPPDCLQLEVLETSAMTDMAHVSTVMSECRRYGVTFALDDFGTGYSSLTYLKHLPVSQLKIDQSFVRNMLDDPDDLAILEGIIGLASTFRREVIAEGVETVEHGVMLLQLGCHLAQGNGIAPAMPGSEIEGWLRRWQPAPAWRDQVLIRPQDLPLLIAGVEHRAWLGAVERYIKGERLEPPPLGPTECRLGGWLVGDGLVHHGSRPGFESVSPLHDRVHVVAGRLCELKSSGEGEQACARLGELQGPSQSLLAQLSALTES, encoded by the coding sequence GTGTCAGAAAAACCGTTGCCGCCGAAATTGCTTTTGCGCGATGCCAATACGCATCGCAGCCCGATCTCGCCGGCCCTGTCGCTAACCTTTCTGAGGTTTTCCATCGCCGCATTGCTGGTGGGTGCGGCAATTGCCGTTCTCGTACTGCGCGTCGTTTTGCCCCAGCAACCTGAGCGAGTTTGGGGAGCGATCGGCGTCGCTGCCATTGCGTTGGTGGCATGGCTGATTCAGTACCGGGGTCATTGGCGCCATGCCATGCGTTTTTTGGCTATAGGGGCATGGAGTGCGGTGACTGTAATAGCGGTTTTCACTGGTGGCGTCATGTCACCGGTCGTCATTGCCTATCCCTTGATTATTTTGATGACCGGTTGGTTGCTCAGCCCGTTGTCTGCGGTGATCACCGCGGGTCTGACGGTGGTCGCCACTGTCGGTTTGATCGCGGCTGAACAGTGGGGCTGGTTGGCGCGGGCATACGCCATTCCGCTGGTCTGGCATGGCGTGGATCAAATCATTGTCTACATCATGGCGGCCCTGATTGCCTTCTTTGTTGTTCGCGTCTACCAAAATCGGATCGACGAATCGCGGGAGGCCGCGGCTGCGCTGATCCAGCGCACGGCCGACATGGAGGCTGGCAAGTTGGACTTGCAGCGAGCTCAAGGGGTTGCCCGCGTCGGGAGTTGGGGGTATGAGTTGGGCACGGACATCATGCGATTTTCGGACGAGGCCTGCCGCATACTGGGTTTGAGAGAGGGCACCGTGCTAAATCAGGCCACCTGCCTGGCCGGTGTGTACTCCTTGGACCGCGATGCCATGGGAGAGGCTTGGCTCAGTGCCGTGAAGTCTGGCCATTTTGACCATGAACACCGGGTGCAGGTGGGGCGAGATATCCGCTGGGTACGTGAAAAGGCAGAAATCAGCTATTCGCCCGATGGAACGCCCTTGAAGGCAGTGGGCGTGACGCAGGACATCACGGTGCGCAGGCTGGCAGAGGAGGGGTTGCGGGAAAGTGAGGCGCGCTACCGAAGCCTGGTGGAATTCACGCCTCAGCCCATTTTGGTTCACCGAATGGGAACCTTGCTATTTGTGAACGAAGCAGCGATCAAATTGTTTGGCGCACGTGATGCGGCGCAGTTGATGACCCACCAAGCGCAGGACTTGATCCACCCCGATAGCCAAGTCAGCCAGCGGGCCCGCATGGAACGCATCAACAGCGACATGCCGGTGACCGGCATGGTGGAGGCGCGCTTTCTCCGGTTAGATGGGCGCACCATTGATGTCGAGGTGCAAGGGACGGCCATTGTTTACCAGGGTGAGCGTGCCATTCAGGTGGCCATTCACGACATCACGGAAATGAAGGCCCATCAAAAGCAGTTGGAGCACATCGCGCATTTCGATGCGCTTACAGGCTTGCCCAATCGGGTGTTGCTGGCGGACCGGCTTCATCAGGGCATGGTTCAAGCGCAGCGACGCGGCACCCTGTTGGCCGTGGCCTATCTGGATCTGGATGGATTCAAGGCCATCAATGACCGCTACGGTCACCAAACCGGGGACCAGTTGTTGATCGCTCTGGCGGCGCGAATGGGGCAGACCCAGCGTGAGGGCGACACGCTGGCGCGCCTGGGCGGCGACGAGTTTGTGGCGGTGCTGTTGGATCTGGACAATGCCGACGCCTGTTTACCCATGCTGACCCGGCTGCTGTCGGCTGCCGCCAAACCGGTCCAGTTGAATGGTCAAACCCTGCAAGTCTCTGCGAGTCTGGGGGTCACCTTTTTTCCCCAATCGGAAGGGGTGGACGCGGATCAGTTGCTGCGCCAGGCCGACCAGGCCATGTACCAAGCCAAGCTGGCCGGGAAAAACCGCCACCACGTCTTTGACACGGTGCTGGACCGCCACGTGAGAGGTCATCACCAAAGCTTGGAGCGCATACGGCGTGCCTTGGTGGACTCTGAATTCGTGCTTCACTATCAGCCTAAGGTGAATATGCGCACTGGCCAGGTGATTGGCGTTGAGGCCTTGATTCGCTGGCAGCACCCCGAGGACGGTTTGTTGGCGCCTGCTGCGTTTCTGCCGGTGATCGAAAACCACGCGCTGGCCGTGGAGGTGGGGGAGTGGGTGCTGGCCACCGCACTGGAGCAGGTCAAACAGTGGCAATTTCAAGGTCTGACGCTGCCGGTGAGTGTGAATGTGAGTGCCTACCAACTGCAACAGCCCGATTTCTCCTTGCGATTGCGTGCAGTGCAGGATGCATGCATTGATCTGCCGCCAGATTGCCTCCAGCTGGAAGTGCTTGAGACCAGCGCCATGACCGACATGGCCCACGTCTCAACGGTGATGAGTGAATGTCGTCGCTATGGCGTCACTTTTGCGCTGGACGACTTCGGCACCGGCTACTCGTCGCTCACGTACCTCAAGCACTTGCCGGTGAGTCAACTCAAAATTGACCAGAGTTTTGTGCGCAATATGCTGGACGATCCGGATGATCTCGCCATTCTCGAGGGCATCATTGGGTTGGCCTCGACTTTCCGGCGTGAGGTGATTGCCGAGGGAGTGGAGACCGTGGAGCATGGGGTGATGCTGCTCCAACTCGGGTGCCATCTGGCGCAGGGAAATGGCATTGCGCCCGCCATGCCGGGTTCTGAAATTGAGGGGTGGTTGCGTCGCTGGCAGCCAGCACCAGCCTGGCGCGACCAGGTCCTGATTCGTCCGCAGGACTTGCCCTTGTTGATTGCCGGCGTGGAACACCGGGCCTGGCTGGGTGCGGTTGAGCGCTACATCAAAGGCGAGCGCCTGGAGCCGCCACCGCTCGGGCCCACCGAGTGCCGACTGGGCGGATGGCTGGTGGGCGATGGTCTGGTGCACCACGGCTCGCGGCCGGGTTTTGAATCTGTTTCGCCTCTGCATGACCGTGTGCATGTCGTTGCCGGACGTCTGTGTGAGCTGAAATCAAGCGGCGAAGGTGAGCAGGCCTGCGCTCGCCTTGGCGAGCTGCAGGGCCCCAGCCAGTCTTTGCTGGCGCAGCTGTCCGCCCTGACGGAGTCCTAG